One segment of Lachancea thermotolerans CBS 6340 chromosome E complete sequence DNA contains the following:
- a CDS encoding uncharacterized protein (weakly similar to uniprot|P38277 Saccharomyces cerevisiae YBR138C Cytoplasmic protein of unknown function potentially phosphorylated by Cdc28p): protein MDEDAVRSSFISQDTHSSLLLMNKSHSDASYGPVSGETPVRWQTGNREFHFNSNSTPSKGTDAPLEDPARKLLRKRRIVRNTLSGAKPRLRSKLSGSAAKLDLLDDQVLTSLPIPPPKEKHYNATESHVNEVQMRIHKDNRRISIAPKRQHSEAESAHPIVLVEDYIPQDPSQLRFAKNRVSVSDLKSKISKSKISRLPIKLKDNRSASAASSLTLTPHINDDDSFANMGMISEDDECVENQNLAFDQHSTETGKTAVADIEHLLEGVLKPSFRGSKDEYLQAFNLEEKIKGCVICEKPLYEISTLLEGRHFREIVCSSCTLRYEETAKILEDYEFETSYDSIDSSRDCSINSEDLLEETEPAIPIANKRFKANTFSPHLINRLQLQIQNIPEKEKSRDEHTVDSKTMLWFIEAKRKLRWRWRVNGLIPQFLAGKRNI, encoded by the coding sequence ATGGACGAAGATGCAGTGCGTTCGTCTTTTATATCGCAGGATACCCATAGTTCGCTTTTGCTCATGAACAAAAGCCATTCAGACGCTTCGTATGGCCCAGTATCAGGAGAGACCCCTGTGAGATGGCAGACGGGGAACAGGGAGTTTCATTTCAATAGTAACAGTACGCCATCTAAAGGAACGGATGCTCCGCTTGAAGACCCCGCTAGAAAACTGTTACGCAAACGGAGGATTGTTAGGAACACCTTAAGCGGAGCCAAGCCCAGACTTCGTTCTAAGCTTTCAGGTTCGGCGGCAAAGCTTGATTTGCTCGATGATCAAGTGCTAACCAGCCTGCCCATTCCGCCTCCCAAGGAGAAGCATTACAACGCGACCGAGAGCCATGTGAACGAGGTTCAAATGCGCATTCACAAGGATAACAGGCGAATTAGCATTGCACCCAAGCGTCAGCATTCTGAGGCAGAGTCTGCTCATCCAATAGTTTTGGTTGAAGATTACATCCCTCAAGATCCAAGTCAGCTCAGATTTGCCAAGAATAGGGTATCCGTATCAGATCTCAAAAGCAAGATCAGTAAAAGCAAGATTTCGAGGCTTCCTATTAAACTAAAGGATAACAGAAGTGcttcagctgcttcttcGCTTACCTTGACGCCTCACATCAATGATGATGATTCGTTTGCGAACATGGGCATGATCagcgaggacgacgaaTGCGtagaaaaccaaaacctAGCATTCGACCAGCATTCGACTGAAACCGGGAAAACTGCTGTGGCTGACATCGAGCACCTACTGGAAGGTGTGTTGAAACCGTCTTTCAGGGGAAGTAAAGACGAGTATCTGCAAGCTTTTAATCTTGAGGAGAAGATCAAGGGTTGTGTTATTTGCGAAAAGCCCCTGTATGAAATCAGCACTCTACTGGAGGGGCGCCACTTTAGGGAAATTGTGTGCTCAAGTTGCACACTGCGATATGAAGAGACGGCCAAAATACTAGAGGACTACGAATTCGAAACTTCATATGACTCTATCGATAGTTCGAGAGATTGCAGTATAAATTCTGAAGATttacttgaagaaactgaaccAGCGATACCCATTGCAAACAAAAGGTTCAAGGCAAATACCTTTTCCCCACATTTAATTAATAGACTGCAACTGCAGATACAAAACATACccgaaaaagagaagagtCGCGATGAGCACACCGTGGATTCCAAGACAATGTTATGGTTCATCGAAGCGAAAAGGAAACTGAGATGGAGGTGGCGGGTGAACGGATTGATTCCCCAATTTCTTGCTGGAAAGAGAAATATTTGA
- a CDS encoding uncharacterized protein (similar to uniprot|Q12489 Saccharomyces cerevisiae YDL012C Plasma membrane protein of unknown function) encodes MSAAEYYKGTSESKQQYTSPAGPPPGAYQDSRGFGSHFQNNQPQQAYYGAQQQQYYANQPPQYNQQQHYQQPGYYNQQQPIYVQQQRPTNNNSDCLTACLAGMCLCCTLDMLF; translated from the exons ATGTCAGCGGCAGAGTACTATAAAGGAACTTCAGAATCCAAGCAACAA TACACCAGCCCCGCAGGCCCTCCACCTGGCGCATATCAAGACTCGAGGGGTTTTGGATCACATTTCCAGAATAATCAACCTCAGCAGGCCTACTATGGtgctcaacaacagcagtACTATGCGAACCAGCCCCCACAATACAACCAGCAGCAACACTATCAGCAGCCTGGATACTACAACCAACAGCAGCCCATATATGTTCAGCAACAACGTCCaaccaacaacaacagTGATTGTCTCACAGCATGCTTGGCGGGTATGTGTCTGTGTTGCACCCTCGACATGCTGTTCTGA
- a CDS encoding KLTH0E15862p (conserved hypothetical protein), with protein sequence MGQLFIPVICIGVVVCGGVNSLMTKYQDNQCVRDCQGASPVYFNQPVLQTLQMFIGEMSMLALWWFQLRGTGRQQHEFDNKPLIKGRSYVLLALPAICDIIATTLMNLALVMIPVSIYQMVRGAIVFFVALFSVLFLGRQVCRLEWAYLATIVAGVAVVGYSGQSADTVSEQSFSSSLLVGVLLILFALLFMATQFIVEEHVMSRWAVSPVGLIGHEGLFGSSITVALLVVGNYMGGYRDVNSTFNMKQAFSDMFARPAVLNSSFVIMVSIALFNFFGVSITKNVSATSRSTVDTCRTLLVWCVSLSLGWESFKFTQLCGFALLVIGTLLFNNAIEIPDKYLPSYFLEDKSGESQRLINTIDEEVERF encoded by the coding sequence ATGGGCCAACTCTTTATTCCAGTTATATGCATCGGGGTTGTTGTGTGTGGTGGCGTGAACTCACTTATGACAAAATATCAGGACAACCAATGTGTTCGGGATTGTCAAGGAGCGTCACCAGTCTACTTCAACCAGCCCGTACTCCAAACCCTCCAGATGTTCATTGGGGAGATGTCTATGCTAGCTTTGTGGTGGTTTCAGTTGAGAGGTACGGGCCGCCAACAGCACGAGTTCGACAATAAACCCTTAATTAAGGGAAGGTCATACGTTCTTTTAGCACTTCCAGCAATCTGCGATATCATTGCGACAACTCTGATGAACCTTGCATTGGTAATGATCCCTGTTTCGATATACCAGATGGTGAGGGGGGCCATTGTATTTTTTGTCGCTCTCTTTAGTGTTTTATTCCTTGGGAGGCAAGTATGCCGTCTCGAGTGGGCTTACCTCGCCACTATTGTAGCCGGCGTCGCCGTTGTTGGCTACAGCGGTCAGAGCGCGGACACGGTATCGGAACAGTCCTTTTCGAGCTCTTTACTTGTCGGAGTTTTGCTAATACTGTTTGCTCTGCTTTTCATGGCGACGCAGTTTATCGTTGAAGAGCACGTAATGTCACGCTGGGCCGTCAGCCCTGTTGGATTGATTGGACACGAGGGGCTATTCGGCTCTTCAATTACTGTTGCGCTACTTGTTGTCGGCAATTACATGGGTGGGTACAGAGACGTGAACTCAACTTTCAACATGAAGCAGGCCTTTAGTGACATGTTCGCACGCCCTGCAGTACTCAACTCATCCTTTGTAATCATGGTTTCCATTGCActcttcaatttttttggtgtATCTATCACAAAAAATGTTAGTGCGACGTCTAGAAGTACTGTGGATACCTGCAGAACGTTACTTGTGTGGTGCGTGTCTCTATCCTTGGGCTGggagagcttcaagttcacgCAATTGTGTGGCTTTGCGTTGCTGGTGATTGGCACCCTGCTCTTTAACAATGCCATCGAAATCCCTGACAAATACTTACCAAGCTACTTCTTGGAAGACAAGTCCGGGGAAAGCCAAAGGCTCATCAACACGATTGACGAGGAGGTTGAAAGATTTTGA
- the SLX5 gene encoding SUMO-targeted ubiquitin ligase complex subunit SLX5 (similar to uniprot|P32828 Saccharomyces cerevisiae YDL013W HEX3 Ring finger protein involved in the DNA damage response with possible recombination role genetically identified by synthetic lethality with SGS1 (DNA helicase) and TOP3 (DNA topoisomerase) sporulation role interacts with Slx8p and Lin1p): MNPEDTNMDGTPPECSQNDVIEIESDTEDETQVLPGTLEAPDIGQMHGSLVDDLPSQNNASEVFCNTEDDDEIQLLGETVLDGNNAAAPRLGNPNINRAESVGVAQIRPHQPSAAGEEDLVILEERNNSPSFVLNLPGGEHLQISGSPLDQPVRRSFQTQGNRHTNSANGRRRLLRRTARRASSLFLHPSDEEDEGFAYENTDLLPTGVRLRRQRNSMMQRRPNPPRRQLLGTGDDVDDPELLSLEAQINSFPFEVRSAFDHAQSIHEFRSILQSVDRQSYEQRQDELTHLFTVYRGHVMRSWANDRLRRARDAASGMNTRTTDRTSQAHNLRYSPTLAGIIARTFNPILGHMHMAYEPGLGTGMAAYNDADEERQTQNIIQMIQEREEREFESRKRKYMEDTKPKQSGYLQKAAKLPDGYSASFDTTPRMNISIMKNGQNEELTVVDDHADALYMDIPACCLCGVELGVGIPDGFQGLYEEDRGVSFEALKAKYNFHCPYQTLSKPSVADRDLSRRTYVAQCGHSFCGRCFARIDNARSFNRASKKKLSELKGASNPDNYGPKNCPAKDCNNRLRSRGKMREVYF, from the coding sequence ATGAACCCTGAAGATACAAATATGGATGGAACACCGCCTGAATGCAGCCAAAACGATGTTATTGAGATCGAGAGTGACACGGAAGATGAAACTCAGGTATTACCAGGTACCCTCGAAGCGCCGGATATTGGCCAAATGCACGGAAGTCTGGTGGATGATCTGCCGTCGCAAAACAACGCTTCTGAGGTATTCTGCAACACTGAGGATGATGATGAGATACAGCTACTCGGCGAGACAGTTCTGGACGGTAATAATGCTGCTGCTCCCAGGCTCGGGAACCCGAATATAAACCGCGCAGAGTCTGTCGGTGTCGCCCAAATAAGGCCGCACCAACCGTCGGCGGCGGGAGAAGAGGATCTGGTAATTTTAGAGGAAAGAAACAACAGTCCAAGCTTTGTACTGAACCTTCCCGGTGGCGAACATCTGCAAATAAGTGGGAGTCCGCTAGATCAGCCTGTTAGGAGGTCGTTTCAAACGCAAGGAAACCGGCACACTAACTCGGCGAATGGCCGGAGGAGGCTCCTGCGGCGCACCGCGAGACGAGCCTCAAGCCtgtttcttcatccaagtGATGAGGAGGATGAAGGTTTTGCCTATGAGAACACAGATCTCTTGCCCACAGGGGTAAGGCTCAGGAGGCAACGCAACAGCATGATGCAGAGAAGGCCGAATCCTCCCAGAAGACAGTTATTAGGGACTGGGGACGACGTCGACGACCCTGAACTCCTATCTTTGGAAGCCCAAATCAACAGCTTTCCTTTTGAGGTCAGAAGTGCATTTGACCACGCACAATCTATTCACGAGTTCAGGTCTATCTTGCAATCGGTAGATAGGCAAAGCTACGAACAGAGACAAGACGAACTAACCCACCTCTTCACAGTCTATCGAGGGCACGTTATGCGCTCGTGGGCGAACGATAGACTGCGGCGCGCCAGAGATGCTGCTTCTGGGATGAACACCAGAACAACGGACCGAACTTCCCAGGCGCATAACCTCCGCTATTCTCCTACGTTAGCTGGTATCATTGCCCGGACCTTCAACCCGATCCTGGGACACATGCATATGGCCTACGAACCAGGACTGGGCACGGGTATGGCCGCTTACAATGATGCTGATGAAGAACGACAAACCCAGAACATAATACAAATGATCCAAGAGCGAGAAGAGCGAGAGTTCGAGAGTCGAAAGAGAAAATACATGGAAGATACTAAGCCTAAGCAATCTGGCTATCTGCAAAAGGCTGCAAAATTGCCTGACGGCTACAGTGCCTCCTTCGACACCACACCAAGGATGAACATCTCCATCATGAAAAACGGACagaatgaagagctcacAGTAGTCGATGACCACGCCGATGCCCTGTATATGGACATTCCGGCCTGCTGCCTGTGCGGTGTTGAGCTCGGTGTGGGTATTCCTGACGGATTTCAGGGGCTTTACGAGGAGGATCGCGGAgtctcttttgaagccttgAAAGCGAAATATAATTTCCACTGCCCGTATCAGACCCTTTCAAAACCCTCAGTGGCAGATCGGGACCTCTCGCGACGAACCTACGTTGCGCAGTGTGGCCATTCATTTTGCGGACGCTGCTTTGCCAGAATCGACAACGCCCGCTCCTTCAACAgggcttcaaagaaaaaactcAGCGAGTTAAAGGGAGCCTCAAACCCCGACAACTATGGACCAAAGAACTGCCCTGCAAAAGACTGTAACAATCGATTGAGAAGCAGGGGCAAAATGCGGGAGGTTTATTTCTAA
- the NOP1 gene encoding rRNA methyltransferase NOP1 (similar to uniprot|P15646 Saccharomyces cerevisiae YDL014W), whose amino-acid sequence MAIRPLNSRHARPSPGTSRRRSRRIIQFTNFSIGSRGGRGGPRGGGRGGFGGGRGGARGGFGGGRGGARGGFGGGRGGPRGGARGGPRGGARGGARGGARGGAKVVIEPHKHAGVFIARGKEDLLVTKNIAPGDSVYGEKRVSVEEPSKEDGAPPTKVEYRVWNPFRSKLAAGIMGGLDELFIAPGKKVLYLGAASGTSVSHVADVVGPEGLVYAVEFSHRPGRELISMAKKRPNVIPIIEDARHPQKYRMLIGMVDAVFADVAQPDQARIIALNSHMFLKDQGGVVISIKANCIDSTVDAETVFAREVQKLRDERIKPLEQLTLEPYERDHCIVIGRYMRSGL is encoded by the coding sequence ATGGCCATCAGGCCTTTGAATAGCCGTCACGCTCGGCCCAGTCCCGGAACTTCTCGTCGACGCTCGCGTCGCATAATACAGTTTACTAACTTTTCTATAGGCTCTAGAGGTGGCAGAGGCGGTCCAAGAGGTGGCGGTCGCGGTGGTTTCGGCGGCGGCCGTGGTGGTGCTCGTGGTGGCTTCGGCGGTGGCCGTGGTGGTGCCCGTGGTGGCTTCGGCGGTGGCCGTGGTGGTCCAAGAGGTGGTGCCCGTGGTGGCCCAAGAGGCGGTGCCCGTGGCGGTGCCAGAGGTGGTGCCAGAGGTGGTGCCAAGGTCGTCATCGAGCCCCACAAGCACGCTGGTGTCTTCATTGCCAGAGGCAAGGAGGATTTGCTGGTTACTAAGAACATCGCTCCTGGCGACTCCGTATACGGTGAAAAGAGAGTCTCCGTTGAGGAGCCCTCGAAGGAGGACGGTGCCCCACCTACCAAGGTTGAATACCGTGTGTGGAACCCCTTCAGATCTAAGCTTGCTGCCGGTATCATGGGTGGTCTAgatgagcttttcattGCTCCAGGcaagaaggttttgtaCTTGGGTGCCGCTTCCGGTACCTCCGTCTCCCACGTTGCTGATGTCGTTGGCCCGGAGGGTCTGGTGTACGCCGTCGAGTTCTCTCACAGACCAGGTAGAGAGCTGATTTCTatggccaagaagagacCTAATGTCATCCCTATCATTGAGGATGCCAGACACCCTCAAAAGTACAGAATGTTGATCGGTATGGTCGACGCTGTTTTTGCGGATGTTGCCCAGCCTGATCAGGCCCGTATTATCGCCTTGAACTCTCAcatgttcttgaaggacCAGGGTGGTGTGGTGATTTCCATCAAGGCCAACTGTATCGACTCCACTGTCGACGCGGAGACTGTGTTCGCTAGAGAGGTGCAGAAGTTGCGTGACGAGCGCATCAAGCCTTTGGAGCAGTTGACTTTGGAACCTTACGAAAGAGACCATTGTATTGTCATTGGTAGATACATGAGAAGTGGTTTGTGA
- a CDS encoding KLTH0E15928p (conserved hypothetical protein) has product MGHSASKESEPTDQLAGAGNAPVFGRERELVLASVVFQRKVLMCFASARSFDCYARGDGEFQIRDDGLGFPTLAMERAHPLQCLLKARDPAFRIYQFFLRTASEPAPHPECRIACHSGDKLIYKAPFCDVYELDSPVRDAGYELSFPNMPDTTRVRLERCKGSLHMSADLGGWNTQWICTSGSPLHPKELLLVVTEGGRDMPSRIRLPSSLSARQWAKYREFFSVLPSRSAEKVASLCVRDAEVSEAEVSTCGIGEVPWYTGVIGCMGLIMCHLHEQKKRNRGKNNPFSAANHLGSAPFIASSVMGSPASC; this is encoded by the coding sequence ATGGGACATAGCGCAAGCAAGGAATCAGAGCCGACAGACCAGCTCGCTGGAGCTGGGAACGCGCCTGTGTTTGGCAGGGAGCGCGAACTGGTTCTCGCGTCGGTCGTGTTCCAGCGGAAGGTGCTCATGTGTTTCGCCAGTGCCAGATCCTTCGACTGTTACGCGCGTGGCGATGGTGAATTCCAAATTCGGGACGACGGGCTCGGGTTCCCCACGCTGGCAATGGAACGCGCGCACCCTCTGCAATGTCTCTTGAAAGCCAGGGATCCAGCTTTCCGCATCTATCAGTTCTTTCTGAGAACAGCTTCTGAGCCTGCACCGCATCCCGAGTGCCGGATAGCGTGCCACTCTGGGGACAAACTAATCTACAAAGCGCCATTCTGCGACGTGTACGAGTTAGACAGCCCTGTAAGAGACGCTGGCTACGAGCTTAGCTTCCCAAATATGCCCGACACCACAAGGGTACGTCTAGAAAGATGCAAGGGATCGCTACATATGAGCGCAGATCTCGGAGGTTGGAATACTCAATGGATTTGTACCTCTGGGTCTCCGCTACACCCAAAGGAACTGCTTCTAGTTGTAACAGAGGGCGGACGTGATATGCCCAGCAGGATCAGGTTGCCAAGCTCTCTGTCCGCCAGGCAGTGGGCCAAGTATCGGGAATTCTTCTCCGTCCTTCCGTCCCGAAGTGCTGAAAAGGTTGCGTCGCTTTGCGTCCGGGATGCTGAAGTTAGCGAGGCGGAAGTCTCAACTTGCGGAATCGGCGAGGTCCCGTGGTACACTGGGGTAATAGGCTGCATGGGGCTTATAATGTGCCATTTGCATGAGCAAAAGAAGCGGAACCGTGGCAAAAACAATCCGTTCAGTGCGGCGAACCACTTGGGGAGCGCACCATTTATTGCGTCTTCGGTCATGGGCTCTCCTGCTTCTTGTTAG
- the TSC13 gene encoding trans-2-enoyl-CoA reductase (NADPH) TSC13 (similar to uniprot|Q99190 Saccharomyces cerevisiae YDL015C TSC13 ER protein involved in very long chain fatty acid synthesis), with translation MTVLVKSRSKSLRDVKLPKDANTVAAVLKTVSSQNNGINTNRIRLTVLKEDKHVAVTSDHFFEEGVQDQLFAKDIGPQVSWRFVFFVEYLGPILIHSFVYWLSTKPELAKYHCKSRGYNPFVNRIAYTLVMIHYLKRELESLFLHKFSQSTMPFFNLFKNSFHYWILNGIISLGYFGYGFLLKDIDVFRIYSALKIDNFMLLLAGFLVCELWNFYVHYKLRAWGDSQKAKGITQRVPLQDGIFKVFVAPNYTFEVLAWTLFTLIFKLNIFAVFFLLVSATQMYLWAAKKNRRYGTKRAFLIPYIL, from the coding sequence ATGACAGTTCTGGTTAAGTCTCGTTCGAAGTCTCTCAGAGATGTTAAGCTCCCAAAGGACGCGAACACCGTTGCCGCGGTCCTAAAGACGGTCTCCAGCCAGAACAATGGCATCAACACAAACAGGATTAGGCTGACAGTGCTAAAGGAAGACAAGCACGTTGCGGTGACCTCGGAtcacttttttgaagaaggtgttCAAGaccagctttttgccaAAGACATCGGACCCCAAGTCTCTTGGAGGTTCGTGTTCTTCGTGGAGTACCTTGGACCAATCCTCATCCACTCTTTCGTTTACTGGCTCTCAACGAAGCCCGAACTCGCAAAATACCACTGCAAGTCCCGTGGCTACAATCCTTTTGTTAACAGAATAGCTTACACCTTAGTGATGATCCACTACCTCAAAAGAGAGCTAGAGTCCCTTTTCCTGCACAAGTTCTCTCAGTCCACCATGcctttcttcaacctcttcaaaaattcctTCCACTACTGGATATTGAATGGCATCATCTCTTTAGGCTACTTTGGCTACGGATTTTTATTAAAGGACATCGACGTCTTCAGGATCTATTCCGCCCTTAAGATCGACAACTTTATGCTACTACTGGCTGGGTTTTTGGTTTGCGAGCTCTGGAACTTTTACGTCCACTACAAATTGCGCGCTTGGGGTGACAGCCAAAAGGCCAAGGGAATTACCCAGCGTGTTCCCCTACAGGATGGTATCTTCAAGGTGTTTGTTGCGCCAAACTATACCTTTGAGGTGCTAGCATGGACGCTTTTCACgctcattttcaaattgaaTATATTTGccgtcttctttcttttaGTCTCAGCTACTCAAATGTACTTATGGGccgccaagaaaaacagACGGTACGGCACCAAGAGGGCCTTTTTGATCCCCTACATCTTATGA
- the CDC7 gene encoding serine/threonine protein kinase CDC7 (similar to uniprot|P06243 Saccharomyces cerevisiae YDL017W CDC7 DDK (Dbf4-dependent kinase) catalytic subunit required for firing origins and replication fork progression in mitosis through phosphorylation of Mcm2-7p complexes and Cdc45p kinase activity correlates with cyclical DBF4 expression), translating to MSEIPQEIVEEMKELSVSVPELGSRYKLLDKIGEGTFSSVYKAEDLTGSVTNSYANHFWNADGKKRYVALKRIYVTSSPQRIYNELNLLYMLCGSTRVAPLCDALRHQDQVIAVLPWYPHEEFRNFYRDLPIKGIKKYMSELLQALSFVHSKGIIHRDIKPTNFLYSPQIGRGVLVDFGLAELEQQPPRDIENTKDVRSLEQFCPCYIVDLETQSANQLTSKSASKGKHALHPSTLPNNTNALVDLTKGYPKYETRRNKRANRAGTRGFRAPEVLMKCSHQTTKIDIWSVGVILLSFLSRRFPMFQSLDDTDSLLELCCVFGWKRMKKCAALHGLGFDVSGLDGISEDGYKGGLSEYIKELLRAEVEAGTFPSYSVAFETYEYLINKSLGKNIAPSTRQDDIDDVLNYELKKYQDEIWSDHYWCFEVLEQCFALNPHRRSTADELLSSTFFNELIDSDCTEENDEDDVLTIEN from the coding sequence ATGTCAGAAATCCCTCAGGAGATCGTAGAAGAGATGAAGGAGCTTTCAGTGAGTGTTCCAGAGCTGGGGTCGCGCTACAAGTTGCTGGACAAGATTGGAGAAGGGACTTTCTCATCAGTATACAAGGCCGAAGACTTGACGGGTTCTGTAACCAACTCCTACGCCAACCATTTCTGGAACGCAGACGGAAAGAAGCGGTATGTGGCGCTTAAGCGAATCTATGTGACGTCTTCGCCTCAGCGGATCTATAACGAGCTGAATTTGCTATACATGTTGTGTGGCTCAACTCGGGTAGCGCCTTTGTGTGATGCACTGCGACATCAAGATCAGGTCATCGCAGTGCTACCATGGTATCCGCATGAGGAGTTTCGCAATTTCTATCGAGATCTGCCGATCAAAGGCATAAAGAAGTACATGTCAGAACTTCTGCAAGCGCTTAGCTTTGTGCACTCAAAAGGGATCATACATCGAGATATAAAGCCCACCAACTTCTTATACAGTCCTCAAATAGGACGTGGTGTTTTAGTGGATTTTGGGTTGGCAGAACTTGAACAACAGCCTCCACGAGATATCGAAAACACTAAAGATGTTAGGTCGTTAGAGCAATTTTGCCCCTGCTACATCGTAGATCTCGAAACACAGTCTGCGAACCAGCTCACTTCTAAATCTGCATCCAAGGGAAAGCATGCGCTACATCCTTCAACATTGCCAAACAACACCAACGCGCTCGTGGATCTCACGAAGGGATACCCTAAATACGAAACTCGTCGCAATAAAAGAGCAAACCGAGCCGGCACTCGTGGATTTCGGGCACCAGAAGTGCTAATGAAATGCTCCCATCAGACTACAAAAATTGACATCTGGTCCGTTGGAGTCATTCTGCTGAGTTTTCTCTCAAGAAGGTTCCCAATGTTCCAAAGTCTTGACGACACCGACTCGCTCCTTGAGTTGTGCTGCGTTTTTGGGTGGAAAAGAATGAAAAAGTGTGCTGCTCTGCATGGGTTGGGTTTCGATGTCAGTGGTTTGGACGGCATCAGCGAGGACGGATATAAAGGTGGGCTTAGCGAATACATCAAAGAGCTATTGCGCGCAGAAGTTGAAGCCGGCACCTTTCCAAGTTATTCAGTTGCGTTTGAGACATACGAGTATCTGATAAACAAGTCCCTGGGGAAGAATATAGCTCCTTCAACACGCCAAGACGATATTGACGATGTTTTGAACTACGAACTaaaaaaatatcaagacGAAATATGGAGTGATCATTACTGGTGTTTCGAAGTTTTAGAACAGTGCTTTGCTCTAAATCCGCATCGCAGAAGTACCGCAGATGAACTTCTTTCATCCACGTTTTTCAACGAACTAATAGACTCGGATTGCACGGAAGAAAacgatgaagacgacgtTTTGACTATTGAAAACTGA
- the ERP3 gene encoding Erp3p (similar to uniprot|Q12403 Saccharomyces cerevisiae YDL018C), protein MWSLALICLFIYTASSSPITFTLFAGSKECFYVRTSDTNSVISYYYAVQRGADHRMDVNYDIFTPESPQVPEISRRGEPQGEWSFAAPHTGQYAFCFYSQEADRIVDLDIEVVALDKEQKSNSGSSEASAGKFLLSEELGETLNLLEQQLTILEKNADYYRERSRRNRLTLEVVSLRIRRTSIIGLLFVLGVSFVSQALASRLQATNPRQHAA, encoded by the coding sequence ATGTGGAGCTTAGCCCTCATATGCCTGTTTATATACACCGCATCTAGCTCCCCAATAACATTCACTCTTTTCGCGGGCTCGAAGGAGTGTTTTTACGTGCGGACCTCAGACACAAACAGTGTAATATCATACTACTACGCAGTACAGCGAGGCGCAGACCATCGAATGGATGTAAATTACGATATTTTTACTCCAGAAAGCCCTCAAGTACCTGAGATCAGTCGGCGAGGTGAACCTCAAGGCGAATGGTCGTTTGCAGCTCCGCATACAGGACAGTACGCTTTCTGTTTCTACAGCCAAGAAGCGGACAGGATCGTGGACCTTGATATTGAGGTGGTAGCTCTCGATAAAGAGCAGAAGTCTAATTCAGGCTCATCTGAGGCTTCTGCTGGGAAGTTCTTACTATCTGAGGAGCTGGGCGAAACTCTCAACTTACTAGAACAACAGCTTACAATATTAGAAAAAAACGCAGACTACTACAGAGAACGCTCACGCCGCAATCGATTAACTCTTGAAGTAGTTAGTTTAAGGATCAGACGAACTTCAATCATTGGCTTGCTCTTCGTGCTTGGTGTTAGTTTTGTGTCGCAGGCTCTTGCAAGCAGACTTCAGGCTACAAACCCTCGACAGCATGCTGCTTAG